Proteins co-encoded in one Corylus avellana chromosome ca9, CavTom2PMs-1.0 genomic window:
- the LOC132192183 gene encoding uncharacterized protein LOC132192183 isoform X1: protein MAKKKKRNAEKAEHIIDNIPNKYSQQPRSSKPKRRSDFSFFCSFPLSNSGSLQGSSFGEGGSSNVTLNSLHGRHAEGKNMPEHSLIRCSKSQNRGLRFSSNFYKTPLIEVETVAQNELFDCCSERNVSEQTSDSARSLECTPKKSQVTEGNGFRITPGSIVWAKTACQMWWPAEAERKHVIQLGRAGSKQMIVFGTTKMIMDERSNLADSRNQDTDGHVLVEFYGSHDIAWLDPARDLSELEDCFQERSCNPMEDFQDALKQALQRKEYLSSCRELCKSPNGPNHSDQQDEFSDKWTSSISSRADDDFLERGRGKRERKPKLHFDEVTFPMTSDKKVRRLRIMRYLGLSAPIGSPF, encoded by the exons ATggcgaagaagaagaaaaggaatgCAGAGAAAGCAGAGCACATAATTGATAATATACCCAACAAATATTCTCAACAGCCCAGAAGCTCGAAACCCAAACGCCGCTCTGACTTCTCCTTCTTCTGTTCCTTTCCTCTCTCCAATTCAG GTTCCTTACAGGGGTCATCCTTTGGTGAAGGTGGATCATCCAATGTCACCTTAAATAGTTTGCATGGCAGACATGCTGAAGGAAAAAACATGCCTGAGCATTCTCTTATTCGGTGCAGCAAGTCACAGAATAGAGGATTGCGATTCTCATCCAATTTCTATAAAACTCCACTCATAGAAGTGGAAACAGTAGCccaaaatgaactttttgactGCTGCAGTGAAAG AAATGTCAGTGAACAAACAAGTGATAGTGCAAGGTCATTGGAATGTACCCCAAAAAAATCACAGGTTACAGAAGGCAATGGCTTTCGCATAACACCAGGAAGTATTGTATGGGCTAAAACAGCTTGCCAAATGTGGTGGCCTGCTGAG GCCGAAAGGAAACATGTTATACAGTTGGGTCGTGCTGGATCTAAGCAGATGATTGTTTTTGGAACTACAAAAATG ATCATGGATGAAAGATCCAATCTAGCTGACTCAAGGAACCAGGATACTGATGGACATGTCTTAGTAGAGTTTTATGGAAGCCATGACAT TGCTTGGCTTGATCCTGCCAGAGATCTTTCTGAGCTTGAGGAT TGCTTCCAAGAAAGGAGCTGTAACCCTATGGAAGATTTTCAAGATGCTTTAAAACAA GCCCTACAAAGGAAAGAATATCTGAGTTCATGCAGAGAGTTGTGTAAAAGCCCCAACGGACCCAATCACTCAGATCAACAAGATGAGTTCTCTG ATAAATGGACTTCATCAATCTCAAGCAGAGCAGATGATGATTTCCTTGAAAGAGGGAGGGGGAAGAGGGAGCGAAAGCCTAAACTTCACTTTGAT GAGGTGACATTTCCAATGACATCGGATAAGAAGGTCCGGCGACTTAGGATAATGCGGTACCTTGGCCTTAGCGCTCCAATTGGTTCTCCTTTTTGA
- the LOC132192183 gene encoding uncharacterized protein LOC132192183 isoform X2, which produces MAKKKKRNAEKAEHIIDNIPNKYSQQPRSSKPKRRSDFSFFCSFPLSNSGSLQGSSFGEGGSSNVTLNSLHGRHAEGKNMPEHSLIRCSKSQNRGLRFSSNFYKTPLIEVETVAQNELFDCCSERNVSEQTSDSARSLECTPKKSQVTEGNGFRITPGSIVWAKTACQMWWPAEIMDERSNLADSRNQDTDGHVLVEFYGSHDIAWLDPARDLSELEDCFQERSCNPMEDFQDALKQALQRKEYLSSCRELCKSPNGPNHSDQQDEFSDKWTSSISSRADDDFLERGRGKRERKPKLHFDEVTFPMTSDKKVRRLRIMRYLGLSAPIGSPF; this is translated from the exons ATggcgaagaagaagaaaaggaatgCAGAGAAAGCAGAGCACATAATTGATAATATACCCAACAAATATTCTCAACAGCCCAGAAGCTCGAAACCCAAACGCCGCTCTGACTTCTCCTTCTTCTGTTCCTTTCCTCTCTCCAATTCAG GTTCCTTACAGGGGTCATCCTTTGGTGAAGGTGGATCATCCAATGTCACCTTAAATAGTTTGCATGGCAGACATGCTGAAGGAAAAAACATGCCTGAGCATTCTCTTATTCGGTGCAGCAAGTCACAGAATAGAGGATTGCGATTCTCATCCAATTTCTATAAAACTCCACTCATAGAAGTGGAAACAGTAGCccaaaatgaactttttgactGCTGCAGTGAAAG AAATGTCAGTGAACAAACAAGTGATAGTGCAAGGTCATTGGAATGTACCCCAAAAAAATCACAGGTTACAGAAGGCAATGGCTTTCGCATAACACCAGGAAGTATTGTATGGGCTAAAACAGCTTGCCAAATGTGGTGGCCTGCTGAG ATCATGGATGAAAGATCCAATCTAGCTGACTCAAGGAACCAGGATACTGATGGACATGTCTTAGTAGAGTTTTATGGAAGCCATGACAT TGCTTGGCTTGATCCTGCCAGAGATCTTTCTGAGCTTGAGGAT TGCTTCCAAGAAAGGAGCTGTAACCCTATGGAAGATTTTCAAGATGCTTTAAAACAA GCCCTACAAAGGAAAGAATATCTGAGTTCATGCAGAGAGTTGTGTAAAAGCCCCAACGGACCCAATCACTCAGATCAACAAGATGAGTTCTCTG ATAAATGGACTTCATCAATCTCAAGCAGAGCAGATGATGATTTCCTTGAAAGAGGGAGGGGGAAGAGGGAGCGAAAGCCTAAACTTCACTTTGAT GAGGTGACATTTCCAATGACATCGGATAAGAAGGTCCGGCGACTTAGGATAATGCGGTACCTTGGCCTTAGCGCTCCAATTGGTTCTCCTTTTTGA